The DNA segment CAGAAGCTCGGCCTCCAGTGTCTGCAAACGCTTCTCGCTGTCTTTTGATTGGGCGACGATTTCGTCGCGACCTAGCTTCGTCTCGTCCAGCTCCCGGACAAGTTCTTTCACCTGAGCCTGAGACAACAAGCAAGTGTTCTTGACATCCTTCCCCCAAACTGTAGGGTAACTAATAACTAAACAAACCCTGATTTTCTTTCTTTACCTGCATTCGACGCAGCTGCCtaagcccctcctccctgccgcgATTGGCTGTCTCCACATGGGCTTCCGCCTCCTGAAGCTCCGCCTCCAGCTGCTTCTTGACGGACATGGCCTGAGAGCgctggctcctctcctcctccagcagggtctccagctctctcacctgggagagggggaggagggggaggagggggggggatggggagaggatgagagggagaggaggatgagagggggaggaggatgagagggggaggaggatgagagggggaggaggatggagggagggaggatgagaggggaaggaggatggagggggagggaggatgagagggggagtaggatgagagggggagggaggatgagaggggaggaggatgagagggggaggaggtatgagggaggaggatgaggaggaggatgagaaggggaggaggatgagagggggaggaggatgagagagggagtaggatgagagggggaggaggatgagaggggggagtaggatgagaggggaggaggatgagggagggaggaggatgagaggggaggaggatgagagggggagtaggatgagaggggaggaggatgagagggagaagaggagagggttaCAAGACTTAAACTGTACACTAAACGCTCGTGAGACCCttattttaaatcaaaatttcGCCGTTTATCTTCCTGTCTGCTGCACACCTGTTTGCTGAGGCCccgcctcttctcctctcccttctcctccttggtgctgatctctctctcaaactgaGCCTGAGGGCCTGCAGGGTGACCTCAAGCCTCAGCCTCGAGTTCTCggcctcccccagctcctcctccagctcctgggtctGACGCGCAGAGACTGGGCCTCCGTCTCCAGGGCCCGGCGGGAACGCTCCAACTCGTGCACCTGATGCGAAGGTGAGGATGAAAACTGATTACGAATatcagagggagggatgggaagaggacagacagacagagagacagagagagagacagacagagacagacagacagacagagacaggcaggcaggcagacagaagcAGTCGTACGTTCTTCCCCACGGTACGTTCTTCCCCACGTCGTCTTGCTGGTTGACCAGCTGCTCCATGTCCAGACGTAGCTGCTTATTGGCTCTCTCTAGCTCCTCCCTCTGGTCCTGAGCCTCCTACAGACAACCAATGGATGAAAAGAAAGTTTCAAAAGACAAGATACTTACAAGCAGGGACATTAACTCAGCCCCTCTGGTGAACCCCGTGTACTGTGTAACACACCTCTAACCAGGCATGCTCTCCAGGCTGTACTGTACCTGCAGTGCTCGTGCCAGGGCGAGGGAGCGGGTCTCCTTGTCCCGCTGTCTGCCTCGGCCcggtctctctcctccgccaGCCTGGCGCTCACAGCCTTCTCCTCCGCCAGGCACTGAGgggcagaggtggagggggcaACGGTCAAGGTCAAATCTCTCACCATGGAAGCGCTTAGCAGAGAGACCGTGGAGGAGATTCAACGTGGTCCTgtgacgccccccccctcccctctgtgggGGGCACAGTTTCagagtgtcccccccccccttgtgacCTTTTTAACCTTTGAACTCTACCTGGTCGAACCTTCTTCTGCCTCTTCTCCAGAGCGGTGcagttctgcctctctctctgcagcgcCAGCGTCATGTCCCTCGATCTCCTCCCTCAGacgctccctctgcctctccagacgctccttctcctcctccttctgccgCTCCCGCTGCACGCCGCTGTCCAGCTCCCGCTGCAGCTTCCTGCGtgcctcctcccccgcctccaccGCCGCGCTCACCTCCTCCGACTGCTTACGAAGCTCCgccagctggagggggggggggggggggggaggagatgtaAGGCTAGTTAGTTAGCGAGTTAGCTATCTTGCTAGTCTTGCTAGTTAGCAaggtagctagttagctagcgatTTGGGCTAGCTTGAAGCCGCTCTACCTGCTGAGTGAGAGTCTGGATCTGACGAGTCAGCTCcttggccctcctcctcctcctcctccacccgctCCATCAGgccgttcctctcctcctccagcgccCGCACCCGCGAGCCAGCGCCAGCTTCTGACGGGTCTCATCCTGTAGCAGCtcctgaggtgaggagaggagggcacgaggaggggagggcatgaggagaggagaggaggggggttgtgtgtgtgtacgtgtgtgtgtgtgtgtgtgtacctgcgcgTCGTGCAGCTGGGTCTCCAGGGTGCTGACCTCCTTGCCGAAGGCGGAGGGACTTGGAGTCAGAGGAGGTCAGAGAGCTGGAGATGGACTCAATCTCAGActgcaagacagagagaaggagtcaTTCACATTATCGCTATAAAACCCCCCTTTTGATTCAAGTCACACTGTTCACTGAGGCATACtctgacctccctcccctcccctcccctccccctcccctcccctcccctctcctctctctcctctcctctcctctcctctcccctccccctcccctcccctcccctcccctcccctcccctcccctcccctcccctctcctctcctctcctctcccctctcctctcctctcctctcctctcccctcccctcccctcccctcccctcctctcctctcccctcccctcccctcccctcccctcccctcccctcccctcccctcctctcccctcccctcccctcccctcccctcccctcccctcccctcctctcctctcctctcctctccctcccctcccctcccctcccctcccctctcccctcccctcctctcctctcctctcctctcctctcctctcccctcccctccctcccctcctctcctctcccctcccctcccctcccctcccctcccctcccctcctctcctctcctctcccctcccctcccctcccctcccctcctctcctccctctcctctcctctcctctcccctcccctcctctcctctcccctcctctcctctcctctcctctcctctcctctcctctcctctcccctcctctccctcccctccctcccctcccctcctctcctctcctctcccctcccctccctccctccctccctccctccctcccctcctcccctccctctcctcacctgtagTTTGTGCAggcgctcctccctcccctccctctcctcacctgtagTTTGTGCAggcgctcctccctctcctcacctgtagTTTGTGCAggcgctcctccctctcctcacctgtagTTTGTGCAggcgctcctccctctcctcacctgtagTTTGTGCAggcgctcctccctctcctcacctgtagTTTGTGCAggcgctcctccctctcctccctctcctcacctgtagTTTGTGCaggcgctcctcctctcctcctctcctcacctgtagTTTGTGCAggcgctcctccctctcctcacctgtagTTTGTGCAggcgctcctccctctcctcacctgtagTTTGTGCAggcgctcctccctctcctccctctccctgtcggCCTGGGCCAGGCGTGCGGTCAGCTCCTGCAGCTGGCCCTCGGCCCTCTTGCggcccctctcgctctccaggCGGCCCCCCTGCAGGGCCTTGAGCTCGGACGACAGgttcagcctctcctcctccagcaccgTCTTGGCCTTCTCCAGGGACTGGCgtgcctggaggacacacagccTGTGTTTGAGAGCGTATTCACTGAATGTGTGCGTTGTGTGGGTACACACAGGTGTGCAAGccctgaaagtgtgtgtgtgagagagagtgcatgctgtgtgtgtatgtgagtggttGTGTTGCTGNNNNNNNNNNNNNNNNNNNNNNNNNNNNNNNNNNNNNNNNNNNNNNNNNNNNNNNNNNNNNNNNNNNNNNNNNNNNNNNNNNNNNNNNNNNNNNNNNNNNNNNNNNNNNNNNNNNNNNNNNNNNNNNNNNNNNNNNNNNNNNNNNNNNNNNNNNNNNNNNNNNNNNNNNNNNNNNNNNNNNNNNNNNNNNNNNNNNNNNNgagagagagagagggagggagagagagagagggagagagagagagagagagagaggaggggtggaagggagtggtagagagagagaaagtaagagagataTTCCCATCAGTGCCGTGTTGTCATCTACCAGTCTGGCCTCAGGGTAGAAGCCTCAGGGTAGAGGCATTGCTCAATCACCCTGAGACagacctgcctgtctctcacatTCACTGTCTGAGGAGGTCTGGGAACTGAGAATGATTGAAATGTTTGGCTCTAACCATGGCAAGGACTTGTTAACACTACAGTGAAATGCATGATCATAACAGTGCTACGTAAAACTCTGCACCACTACAAAGAGCCGCGACAACTCTGGAAAGCGCTTGTGTTGTGGTCAGCGAGTCAGAGTAGACGTAGCGGTGCTGTTCCAGGGCAGATGGGTGGGTTAGTgccgggggtcaggggtcaggggtcagcgtaCCTTGCAGCATGCTACGGTAGGCAGCTTCTGATATGGCATAGATGTGGGGGGGCATCTCGTGGCGCTTCTTTCCCCGGTACATCTCCACGATGGACTCTGTGTAGATGGGCAGGTTCTTATAGGGGTTGACTACCACGCAGAACAGCCCTGAGTAtgtctacaacacacacacgcacacacacacatgcaaaagtgacacacagaaacacacacacacacacatatacacaggttAGAGTACAAAGATAATACGAGGACATGAACTTTCATCTCAGAGACTTTGCAGGCTAATCAGGGCCCAGCCCCATCTAGAGACACAGCTGATGGGCATATATCCTTATAATACATAACTTCAGGTGTTCCACACCTACAGTGGTACACTACCATCCCTGAGGCAGCCgtacagcagggtggggggaCCTGGGTACAGTCTTATGATGTAGAGTGTCTTGGGTACAGTCTTATGATGTAGAGTGTCTTGGGTACGGTCTTGTGATGTAGAGTGTCTTGGGTACAGTCTTATGATGTAGAGTGTCTTGGGTACGGTCTTGTGATGTAGAGTGTCTTGGGTACGGTCTTATGATGTAGAGTGTCTTGGGTACGGTCTTATTATGTAGAGTGTCTTGGGTACGGTCTTATTATGTAGAGTGTCTTGGGTACAGTCTTATGATGTAGAGTGTCTTGGGTACAGTCTTATGATGTAGAGTGTCTTGGGTACGGTCTTATTATGTAGAATGTCTTGGGTACGGTCTTATGATGTAGAATGTCTTGGGTACGGTCTTATGATGTAGAATGTCTTGGGTACGGTCTTATGATGTAGAGTGTCTTGGGTACGGTCTTATGATGTAGAATGTCTTGGGTACGGTCTTATGATGTAGAGTGTCTTGGGTACGGTCTTATGATGTGGAGTGTTTTCGGTTTGTGGACTCGTGAGGAGCATTCGTACTGACTCTCCCAGTGTGTCAgagcctttacacacacacagccctgaactctcccctctcccagtgtgtgtgtgtgtgtgtgtgtgtgtgtgtgtgtgtgagggttacaGAGATATGGCAGTATGCATTGCAACCTCAAGGCCTTGATTTCTCCACTGACTGCTTTCATAATCTTCTCTTTTGCACATTCCTGACTCTATCTCGCTCCCTTTGTCACAGACACGCTAACTACAGTGACAGATAAGATTAAGATGGTTATCCAGGATTAGGCATATACATGTGTACAACACATCAGATTTCTTATCTTTCCTAAtatttcctttccttccttttCTTGATGAGAGAAACAGGAGTAGTGTCTCCTTCTTCTCCCTGGGACTGCATGAGCACCCTGTAAGATGAGCCCTCTTCCCTCCCGTTTCCCCCTATCAGTTACACTGCTGCGACCAGAcgacacctcctcacacagtgTACCGGGCATGTGTTTATGTTAgggtctcctcctctcagtatgagacggtgagtgtgtgtgtgtgtgtgtgtttgtgtgtgtgtgtgtccactcacATAGATAAGCCCAGAGTAGTATCTCTCTCGGAGGTTGTGAAGGACGGAGGCCTCGTTGAGGCAGGTGAGGTCAGCCATGTCCTCCACCTTGCTGAAGCGGGGCGGGTTCATCCGCTGCACCTCCTCCCTGGAGAGGGTGAGCCGGGTGTGGCTGTCGGtcagctccacctccacctcgtcCCCGCGCTCCTCGCGGATGCTTGCAGACTGGAAGGGACACAAGGCGCCGAGTCATTTCAGGACCGAGCCCAGGGTTCACTTGgggacatttaaaattaggaaGTTATTTATTGCGTGTTATGTATGGACTCTGAAGtccaaaagggagagaggagaggatgatagaggaaggaaggagaggaggatggaaggtCAAAGGAGCAGTTCCGGTCAGACTGAcatgagacagagaaacaggaagtgctgaACTGGGAGCGTGACCAGGTCACAGGACGCTGTTCTGCTCCACACTTAAAcactcccagtgtgtgtgtgtgtgtgtgtgtgtgtgtgtgtgtgtgtgtgcgcgagagtCTTTatgtctgcaagtgtgtgtatgcgagggcgtgtatacacgtgtgtgtgtgtgtgtgtgtgtgtgtgtgtgtgtgtgtgtgtgtgtgtgtgtgagggcagcatTCTCAGATCATGGGTGTGAGAGGAAGTCAGTGTCTGAACTGTGACTCCTGATGGCCTCTAACATTAGAAAGCTGAAAGACAGGATTGTTCTATTCATAGAGCTCCATATCTGAAGGAGcccagcagagaggaggagcacagACAGGGCAGCAGCAGCGCTCCAGAACACCGTCCAGCCAGTGGCACACTGGAGTAGATGCTTCTAGAACATGACGAGAAACTAAAGCACGTCTCAAAAGATGATACGGCCGTGGTTTGAAGCGGTTGGTATAAAAAGAAGTTGGAATGGAATACACTGTGTTATAATGGTTTGTTTTTGACAGCTCATCTGaaaaccagccccccccctccctcacccctccccccctccctcacccctccccccccccctccctcacccctccctcacacctccgTCCCCCGCCCCGCCATTCCTTGACACACCTGCTTGACACACctggcattcacacacacacgcacacacacacacacacatacctggggACAGTCACTCACCTGCTCAACATACAACCCTCCCAAAATAAGAGACAAAGGAAGAGCCACACCCGCATTTgaggccccgcccctccccatgTCCTCACCTCGAAGCCGTGCTTCTCTGACGGGACCCACACCAGCCTCTTGGCCGCCCAGTCAGCCTGGCTGGAGGCTGAGAACACATGGCCGgtgggaggggcagaggagggtgatgctggccccgcccctgacgACAGGAAGCGGGTGACATCGTTGGCGCCGCCCCCTGATGACCTGGACATGGTACTGCTGGcactggagggaggaagagagatgggagaagaggggagggtgggggacaggagaggaggggagggtgggggacaggagaggaggggaggggacaggagaggagggtgggggacaggagaggaggggagggtgggggacaggagaggaggggagggtgggggacaggagaggaagggagggtgggggacaggagaggaggggaggggaaaggagaggaggggaggggacaggagaggaggggagggtgggggacaggagaggaggggagggtgggggacaggagaggaggggagggtgggggacaggagaggaggggaggggaaaggagaggaggggacaggagaggaggggaggggacaggagaggaggggaggggacaggagaggaggggaggggacaggagaggaggggacaggagaggaggggagggtgggggacaggagaggagaggagggtgggggacaggagaggaggggagggtgggggacaggagaggaggggagggtgggggacaggagaggaggggagggtgggggacaggagaggaggggagggtgggggacaggagaggaggggagggtgggggacaggagaagaggggagggtgggggacaggagaggaggggagggtgggggacaggagaggaggggagggtgggggacaggagaggaggggagggtgggggacaggagaggaggggagggtgggggacaggagaagaggggagggtgggggacaggagaggaggggagggtgggggacaggagaggaggggagggtgggggacaggagaagaggggagggtgggggacaggagaagagggagacagggttacaCATCTTCTAGAAACAACTgtcacgtttgtgtgtgtgtgtggtcacgtttgtgtgtgtgtggtcacgtttgtgtgtgtgtggtcacgtttgtgtgtgtgtggtcacgtttgtgtgtgtgtgtgtttgtgagtatgtgtgtgtgtaagtttcaGTTTAAGAGAAGACTGTAGTACAGCTTCCCCACTCCGCTACATGATGGCGAGCACTGGTGTGCCACTGATGGGGAGAGGGCTGTAGGCAGCTATCTGAAACTGACAGTGATTTGATCCTGCTttaacacgcacagacacagacacacacagacacacacacacacagagatgcacacacacacagacagacaaagagagcagTGGTGCCACACATCTTAGATAAAGCAGATCCAGCCAGAGATGGCCTAATTGAGGAACATAGCCAATCCAGAAGACGGTCAGGAAAGATGGAGGaactgaggagggggagagagagagagagagagacatgcatcaACTGACTCAGTAAACTGACATGACAGTCAGTTAGACTGTGACACGGGAGGgaaggctggggagagagagagagagagagagagagagagagagagagagagagagagagagagagagagagagagagagagagagagagagagagagagagggggggggggggggcagtgaatAGGAAATGTGAAAAGGAGAGGTTGGCATTAAAATGATAATCCTTCAAAAGGTAGAGGATAGAGatcctgggaggggaggaggcggggcccTGGCCTTAGTGACGGCCCCTTCCACACCTCTCCCACACCGCAGCTCAGAGCACCGACCCTGTCCTGGGAACACACGCAGGAAGCAGTCATGGTTGTACTCTGATTTTGATGACTCAGCCCTAGTTTGCCACATTATTTACAACCGCTTGCTCATCCTGGTAGGTTGTGACTCGTAGAGAAGCTCTCTTATATCCTTTATCAATATTTACTACAGCCAATCAACATGCCATAATGTGTGATTACTACAGCCAATCAACAGGCCATAATGTGTGATTACTACAGGCAATCAACATGCCATAATGTGTGATTACTACAGCCAATCAACAGGCCATAATGTGTGATTACTGTAACAAAAGTACAGTAGAAGCGCCCAAGTAAAGAATAAAGTCATCAAGAGTGACAGAAAGAGGAGGCCTTCTACATCAGTCAGCTAAAGTCATGTTGCCTTTGTTCAACGTCAACATGGCCCCTGTAGATGCTTCAGAGAGCAGTCAGGAGAAGGGTTTCCCCTGAAGCATAATAATTCCACAGTGTCACAACCAACCCCACAGAGCAGGCAGGTATTTTGCTGCCCTGGCTGCAGTGCGTTTAAATCGTTACCTACGTGGCAGGTATCAAGTCCCCAGGCCTgcttctctccattcctcagtCAGACCGTGTCCAGGGTGAGTCCCCTCCACAACACTTCCTGTCACCGAGGTTGGCAGCGGTGACTTGAATCATCACCAACACAGAATCCTGCCTCAGACAGTCACCAGGGTTTACAGGCTTCACGACTCCCGGTATAACCTAATCACTCCTCTCCATTAGCAGCATATCTAAGTTCAGCAAGTCTCAGTTCACTTCCCATCTTGGCCATTCAAAAATCATGCCTATATTTCTTGCACCAAATGACCAATAAAGGTTTATTGAAAGGGAACACTAGGTTAAAATAGGTACCATAATGGAGAATACCTTCCTTAATGATTGAGAAAGGGAGGGGCAGTCTTCCAATGTTACTACAGAATAGTATCATCTTTTCTGTCAGCAGGTCTCTAGCCTATTTACCATAATAATACTCTTTACAACGGACATTTGAATGGGTCTAGCTTCGCGGTGCACTGAGAGACCGACCACGCCAGCACGAGACATGAGATGCCAAAAAAAACTCCAAACAGACTGCTCTTCTCCATAGCAACACCACACAGCGTGACAATAGTAAAGACAATGCAGCGGAGTTAGAGCGGAGGTCATTGGgtagtgtgtgcgtatgtgtgtgtgtgtgtgtgtgtgtgtatgtgtgagtgcgtgtgtgtgtgggggagtgcgtgcgtgcgcgcgggTGCGTGGCAGGGTAGGCGGATAAGGGGTCTTGGAACGCCTTTTCTTTCGTTTTGAGAAGGCAGTGTTAGAAATGGTGACAACTTCACTATAAACCTGTTAAGTAAGGGCACAGTTTATCCTCAAAATATGTGTTCGTTCACGTTAATAGTCTATAACCTGCAGTGGTCGTGTCTGTATGAATTAACGCTGACAAAGGCATTACCACACCTCGGCCATGAGGTGTGAATTATTTCATTTATCGGCGACTACCCTGCGGGTTATAGGACAATTTGAGTCAATGGACCGCGTAAATTAGAACTTCACGAGAGCCAACGGAGTTACTGTCAAATAATTGATGTGTCAATTATATTATCATCATATTGGCCCATCCTAAATGGCTTAATAACAAATAATATTTATAATAACCCTAACTAACCCAGATGCAATTGACTGAATTACAAAGCCAACATTTTTTGGTTAGCTGCGGGCTAATATTATtgccaataaaaaataaaataaccacTGCCTTTTATGTTCTTCCAGACGTCTTTATATTGTTGAAGGCCTGCTTGCTAACTACAGAGCCAGAACGCCGCTGGGTCCCTGTCCTCTGTCCTGGTGTCATTTTCGGCGTTATGCCACCCGCATTTAGACCAACCTAGCGGCGCTAGCAACTAGCCAATCCCAAAGAAATATGATACGACGCCTTTCAATATATTTCACTACCTACGGCTGAATTAGAGTAGGGTAACTGAATAGCTCACCTTCAGAATCTTCTCCGAGAAGTGGATAAGGCGACAGCGGGAGGAGACGGGTTATAAGgcgctttctctttctttttttcttgacTGATATGAAGTACGAGGTGTGTAGGCTACCGCAAATGCGGCTTTTATCATTACGCCGTTCCGTTCTCTCAGTGGAAGCCGCACACTCACATTCTCAGTGAGAATAAAACGGACATGAGAATGAGGGCAAGGCCCTAACTTCAGCACAGTAACGCGCTTCCGGTCTCTACACCAATCAAAGGTGATAATATCGTTTTTGGTACTGCCTTAGAAATGTTTGCTTCAAATGAAAATCTACAACCACGTTCTAAACCCGCCCTTTCAATGAGACAATTTTGTCCCGCCCCTTAACTGGCAAATAAACTTCTAGATGGCAAATTAGATTAAACGGAACACAACAGTCACAAAGCCTAACCAATAGAAAGGAAGAGTGGGCTGGACCAAATTACTGAAACGCAAAACATCCAATAGAAGTTGAGCAGCAGGTGCGCATGCATAATTCTCCCGGTGGGGTAGAAAGCTTTGTACGCCCTTTGTTGATGACAGCATCGCTGCTGTCTGTCACTCTGAGGGTCCGCCAGACACAGATCTACCATCAGTCTTACGAAGGCGTGTGAGTGGGAGGAGAAGGTTAATAACTGATCTGGAACCTGTGCGTAAGGGCTATCTGTCTACGAGCTGAAAAGCCGGGTGACTAAAAAGAGGTAGCCGCCCCAGATTCTCCACTAATAGCTCGTGTCTCCAAGTCGTCTTAATGCTCCTGTGTTGTCTGGTTTAATCGGACCTATCAAAGGTGACATATGCAGTTGCTTGGCATGCATTGAATGTATAGTATCGTTAGAGTTGTGTTGCTTGTAGATGTTTTAATGTCCAAATAGGCCTATGGTGCAGTGTTGCCTAAAAATACGTTACAGATATTAAAAAAAACGCAAAAAAAGGTTGATGAAAGTAGCCTACTAAATGTAGCGAAGAAAAGAATCCACCACTGATAGCAATCATTGTGTTTTATTTCTTCAAAACCTtcattttgttttcctttgatcCGCTCTCTGCCCAAAACAGTTCACATTGTAGCGATACTACAGAGAAGGGAAACAACAACTGTAGAACAATTAAACAGAAGAAAGGAAATAGCTGATTTTTGTGTCGTTTGTGTCACGAAACTAACGGAAATCTATGACCTGaactttatttgtatttttttacatgTTCAGAAATCTAACAAAGCAGTACCAAAGGATAGTCAAGTAAATAATATTCATATATTTTGCTTGTGTGGTACGTTAAAAAACGATAACACAGAGGGTCAGGGCTACGATTGGTTCAAGTTACATTCCGTGGAAGTGGAGCAGAGAGACCGGGCCAGAGACCGGCGGCCCGGGTATAAATAGAACACGGCAGACGGAAGTCAAGAGGCATGATAAGGAAAGACACAAACGTTGAATAAATGATCATTAATAACAGTCAAAATAACAGCTCATCCCATGCATCAAACCATAGAAATAGCAGCTTTTATAAAGTTGGTTTACTAcggtttttcttctcttttattattattaccgTGCGGAGTTGTGAAGAGTTGTGCAGGCTGCTATCTATGCATGTGAGGTTTGAAAATATTCCAGTTGCGATTTCAACGTTGTTGCAGACAACAATCTGTGATATTTCTTCCCAGGTGCCATTTTACATCATAATACATCTGTGCAAAAATACAATACAGAGTTTCAAAGT comes from the Osmerus eperlanus chromosome 7, fOsmEpe2.1, whole genome shotgun sequence genome and includes:
- the LOC134023973 gene encoding LOW QUALITY PROTEIN: myosin heavy chain, embryonic smooth muscle isoform-like (The sequence of the model RefSeq protein was modified relative to this genomic sequence to represent the inferred CDS: inserted 4 bases in 4 codons; deleted 3 bases in 3 codons); this translates as MSRSSGGGANDVTRFLSSGAGPASPSSAPPTGHVFSASSQADWAAKRLVWVPSEKHGFESASIREERGDEVEVELTDSHTRLTLSREEVQRMNPPRFSKVEDMADLTCLNEASVLHNLRERYYSGLIYTYSGLFCVVVNPYKNLPIYTESIVEMYRGKKRHEMPPHIYAISEAAYRSMLQGFYPEARLARQSLEKAKTVLEEERLNLSSELKALQGGRLESERGRKRAEGQLQELTARLAQADREREEREERLHKLQSEIESISSSLTSSDSKSLRLGKEVSTLETQLHDAQELLQDETRQKLAXGSRVRALEEERNGLMERVEEEEEEGQGADRQIQTLTQQLAELRKQSEEVSAAVEAGEEARRKLQRELDSGVQRERQKEEEKERLERQRERLREEIEDMTLALQRERQNCTALEKRQKKVRPGRCLAEEKAVSARLAEERDRAEADXRDKETRSLALARALQEAQDQREELERANKQLRLDMEQLVNQQDDVGKNVHELERSRRALETEAQSLRXQTQELEEELGEAENSRLRLEVTLQALRXQFEREISTKEEKGEEKRRGLSKQVRELETLLEEERSQRSQAMSVKKQLEAELQEAEAHVETANRGREEGLRQLRRMQAQVKELVRELDETKLGRDEIVAQSKDSEKRLQTLEAELLQLTEEMSVSERLRRQAQQERDEMADEIVNNSAGKTALSDEKRRLEARITQLEEELEEEQGNAELIAERHRKTTLQVETMTVQLQGERTLTQKAEGAREQLEKQNKDLKSRLGEMEGAVRGKHRLSVAALEAKIDTMEEQLEQERQERAIANKLVRKTEKKLKEVMMQADDERRHADQYREQLDKSLGRLRQLKRQLEEVEEENSRSNAQRRKLQRELEEMTDSGQSMTREITALRSQLSIPEWKPDKRAPLPLAMRSGRRALVDDLSLENSDSEDPPASPTPSSGPPGTPTPTSENSLGPPPPYTLNNTE